The segment TTCAGcgctttacaggctgctgcaggcaccggaggagggggagacccgctgccgctcggtgacaacagagaTTTTCACTTTCAgttgccaaacatcagaaaagtctccagtaacaccaggaaaagtagTTCGATTTGTAGCTAATTGCATTTGAGGAAATAAGtcttcaagagggtttggaaagtcgccaaaTTTAGAgagaaagtcgccaagttggcgACATTGAATGTAAATACACACAATGTGAATTTAGATTTTTAAGGGTTTGACAAAGCATGTAAATCATCATTACAGACTCTTGTAAATTCACATATAGCAGTATATCaacatacctttcagcacacaaaaggaccaagctcaaagtcaaaggtcaaggtcacaggaaggccactaaaatcaccaaaaaaaaaacactttgctgCTCACAGTTTGTGCTTTTTTGGCTCCAAATTTTGCATAAATATATTATGTTCCCTTGCCAGTCAGTCCGTCTTCATCGTGGTTGTTCCTTATGGTAGTCTCAGTTGTTCATCTTTTGGCAAGATACCGGTCActctcagggtgacagttttcatttcataATTGTTGCAGTTTTACAATGTTGGTTTATGTGGTCATCAAAACAACACTGTTTTtgagaggaatgtcttcagacgAACTTCAATTAAAATTTTCCCAATACACATTCACATTCAGCCTTATATTGGATTAGATATATTATTGTATTACAAACTAATGTGCAAAGATCTAATCCAGTCATTTTCATTTTCTTATAATGATTCTAACCACTTTCACCACTCTGTATTTTCCCCTTATCACAGAAAGCAGGACTTTCTAACAAAGAAATCCTGTTTGTGCCCTTTGTCTTGGTTAATGATAAAAAtgttcccatccatccatccattttcttccactttatccggagtcaggtcgcgggggcagcagctcaagcaaagccgcccagacctccagatccacacacacctcccccagctcctctggggcaaccccaaggtgttcccaagccagccgagagatgtagtccctccagcgtgtcctgggtcttccccggggcctcctcccagtgggacatgcccggaacacctctccagcgaggcgtccagggggcatccggaaaacatgcccgagccacctcaattgactccttttgacgtggaggagcagcagctcaactccgagctcctcccgagtgaccgagctcctcaccctatctctaagggagcgcccagccaccctgcggaggaaactcatctgggccgcttgtactcgcgatctcgttctttcggtcatgagccaaatctcatgaccataggtgaggatcggagcgtagatcgatcggtaaatcgagagctttgcccccctactcagctctctcttcaccacgacggtccgatacagtgaccacaAATATCCTAAAAATGTTCCCATTAATTCATAATCAAAgcagttatgtgtgtgtgtgtgtgggggggggggggggggtgcaggagGAGCATTTGTTGCATTTCATGATTGCAGGGTTGTAAAGACACCTTGATGCATGCATTTAGCCGCCACACTGCTGTGCAGTTCATCGTGCCAGTGAAACCCGctgtgttccactggatgctgcattatataaaataattatttcttagcggattaatcatttgctctcagaacttggctgatgaaaccacctctaatcgcaCAGAGGAGCTGCAGCTTTTTTTGCTCTCTCTTTCGTACGCTTCATgacgtggagaatgcatttggaatcgactcaaaggtaattatttataatatttatattgtcatggctttggaaaaatcaaatcaaatgtattcatttgtatagcaccaactcAGGATAAAATGGCCTCAAAGCGATGATGCACTGTAGTGATGCACTGTGATGCACTGTGCTGCGCTGTGATGCACTGTGCTGCGCTATGCTGCACTGTGATGCACTGTGCTGCGCTGTGCTGCGCTGTGATGCACTGTGCTGCGCTGTGATGCACTGTGCTGCGCTGTGATGCACTGTGCTGCGCTATGCTGCACTGTGATGCACTGTGCTGCGCTGTGCTGTGATGCACTGTGCTGCACTATGCTGCGCTGTGATGCACTGTGCTGCGCTGTGATGCACTGTGCTGCGCTGTGCCGTGCTCTGATGAGCTGTGATGCACTGTGCTGATGCAGTGCTGCGCTGCGATGCACTGTGCTGCGCTGTGCTCTGATGTGCTGTGATGCCTCTGTGATGCACTGTGATGCACTGTGCTGCTCTGTGCTGTGATGCACTGTGCTGCCCTATGCTGCACTGTGATGCACTGTGCTGCACTATGCTGCGCTGTGATGCACTGTGCTGCGCTGTGCTGCGCTGTGCTGTGATGCACTGTGCTGCCCTATGCTGCACTGTGATGCACTGTGCTGCACTATGCTGTGCTGTGATGCACTGTGCTGCACTATGCTGCGCTGTGATGCACTGTGCTGTGCTGTGATGCACTGTGCTGCGCTGTGCCGTGCTCTGATGAGCTGTGATGCACTGTGCTgatgcagtgctgcgctgtgatgcACTGTGCTGCATTGTGCTGTGCTCTGATGTGCTGTGATGCCTCTGTGATGCACTGTGATgatgcagtgctgcgctgtgatgcACTGTGATGCACTGTGCTGCTCTCTTATGTGctgtgctgtgctctgatgcactgtgtaagtaagtaagtaaggtttatttatatagcacctttcaacatagaaatcacaaagtgtttcacataagaacagagaaattaaaaacagcagaaacataaaaccataaaaactaggtaaaagccagcctatacaaaagggtctttagcttcactttaaatgtttcaacagagtccacggagcgtaggtccaaaggcaatgcattccacattttaggtgctaccacctcgaaagcacagtctcccctggtcttcagtcttgtcctaggcacaaccaataggcccaggtccgaagacctcagagacctacttgtcacatatggatgtaatagctcggtgatataagatggcatttgactatgcagagctctaaaagtcagtactagaattttaaattggaggtAGAAATGGATGGGGAgtcagtgcaaggaggagaggattggggttatatgtgacctctttgatgacctcgtcagcagcctcgcagtcgcattctgaaccgtttgtaagcggtccaaagaggacttgctaaggctaaaaaatagagagttacagtaatccaaacgtgatgacacaaatgcatgaatgatcatctgcatctccacccgagacacaatgctgcacagacgggcaatattgcgcaaatggaaaaagcaagactgtgccaggcgggtaaaatacgcgtcaaaattgagggaatgatcgaacgtaacacccaagttcctcactgctgagcgaacaaaaggggccagagaaccaagattcccaaccacagtgggaacaaactcgtcaggggcacaaacaaggacctcagttttTGCTATATTTAAAGACAAATACTTGGCTgccatccagtcaccaataacctcaacacagctctgaagagcaaataccctagagaccgtttgaggagtgaatgaaatatacagctggatgtcatccgcataacagtggtaggagacatctttaaaactgctcaagacatgaccaagtgggagcaaatatagagcaaacaatataggtcccagaacagaaccttgaggcacaccacaggatagcatggcagaggaggacataaatttaccagcagcaacagcgaaagtcctgtgtgaaagataagacaaaaaccagtccagagcagacccagaaatgcccacccaagtccttagtctctcaactaaaactccatgatccaccgtgtcaaaagcagcagagagatccaaaaggacaagtacagaatattcacctgcatctctgcgcattaaaatatcatttgaaactctgagaagggcagtttctgtagagtgcaagtgacggaacccagactggaatttatcaagaatattatgttcagctaaaagctcattaagctgtttggccactttctctaagactttggaaataaaaggcaactttgaaattggtctaaaattttgaaggagtgaaggatcagcattaggcttttttaaaagaggatgaataactgcctgtttaaaatactgagggacataaccggaaagcagtgatctgtttattatcaataagacaaccgggccaatagaatggaagacctttttaaaaaaggaggtggggacgatatcaagtgggcaggaggaaggtttcaatctgtccaccagaccagtgagctctttcagtgatatagGTTTAAAACTATCCAGAACTGATGGCCGGGTAAGATAGAGGACAGGAAAACAAAGAGAGGGATTAATATTTGCCCTGATATCACAAATTTTActgataaaaaaggacaaaaaattgtcacagtcttcatttgactgaatgatagcagcaggagatgcaggtgtaacaatgtctctgattgtgtcaaacaaaattttTGGATTCTGTCGGCTGCTagaaattaaagtggaaaaataagcagccctcacatctttcaccatattattaaaagagattaaaagctcctttaaatgaaggaggtggacctggagctttgtagatttccacaaccgctccactttcccacatgatctcttaacactacgaatactgtcattcatccagggggaggagttattcagaggggcgtgtctggttttaaaaggagcCACTGTCCAAAATTGAGACACAATGATGATTAAAAGAATTAACTAAAATATCAACATCATCTGAACTAAACAACTCATCaaggttaaaagcagcagaaaatacatctgcagtaaaatgattaaaaatgcgagagcagatcacaggaggagcagacggacaatccagattaagagacaaattaaaaagaatacaaacatgatcagaaataaaaaaaatcctcagaataaatagactcaatattaagacccagagtaaaaacaagatctaaaacatGACCTTTGCTGTGTGTGGGGCCAGACACGTGTTGGATCAAATTGAAAGATTAAATCAGACTGATGAATTTAGCAGCAGATTTATCTGAAGTATCATCaacatggaaattaaaatcaccaacaattaaaagtctggacagcttgagagttgtagataaaaagtcactaaactccttgaggaaggaagtgcattgaccaggtggacgatatattaaaacacaataaaaaggattagttctcccaacttttaaaatcagtgattCAAAAGATGGAAACGATTCTGAGCTCACACGTCGACACACAAAGCTGCTCCTATAGACTGCAGCAAGTCCGCCACCACGTCCACACAAACGCAGCGAGCTGAAGAATCGGAAATTTTTGGGGACAGAGTTCAATGAGGGGGGCGTGTTCCATTTCCCTCTGCCAGGTTTCAGTTAGAAACAAAAATTCCAGGTCCTTGGAGCGAATataatcattcaaaatgaaagtcttgttAGCAACGGAGCACGCATTTAACAGCGCCATCCTGAGAGGAGCTGCAGCTGGATTCTCCACAGCAGACTGCCGGGGGAAGGCACACAGGACCCGCTGAGACGAACCACTTCGCCTGCGGGTTTCACACGCCAGCGGGGGGGCCACCACAGCCACGGGAAAATCAGGAAACACCTGACGGAGACAGCAGGGCCGCCGGTGATGATCCAGCGAGGGAGATGGGCCGTACATCCACACGTCCGGAGAAAGCAAGTTGATCAAACGGGATCGACGACATTTTCCCACAACTCCGCGTTTCCAGAACAGCTTCAGCCTCACCTGCACACCGGCTCTTCTCCCCCGCCTTCGTCTGCGTCCGCGGGAGCTCCTGTAGCACTGACTGGTGCTAGCATCACCGGCTAACGGCACAAACGGAGGCCACCGAAAGAACTCATCACCAAAAGAAGATGAGAATGAAGCCCCATAGTTCTCCATAGAAGCTTGGATATTGAGCACAGCCTGACGGTCATACACACAGCGAGCAGCAAGACCATCGTAGACCAGCAGGATGAcaatcaacaacacacacacaacaggtacGCGGACAGCAGCGACGGCGAAGCcaaacacaggcgccatcttgatcAACGTCCCACTGTGCTGCActgtgctgtgctctgatgcaCTGTGCTGCACTATGCTGCGCTGTGACACACTGTGATGACACAGTGCTGCGCTGTGCTGACGCAGTGACTCGCAGTGGCACACAGTGTTTCTGAATTGTTGGTGCAATGTTcatgtgtagttcacaaaattaatgtgtgccaaagattttgaacatttcaacattttatttGCGCACTTCCAcacagctgtgcacagtttacactGGTTTACAATGCAGATTGTGTACCAGTGTCAACGTACCTTAAGATGGAGGCTGCATGCGTTCCTATTAGGATGATGATCACTTCTTAAAAGGGATGTGCTGTCATGATGTCAGTATATAAAGATGTTGATCTGATAATAACTCAGTCACTCAGCATGGAGATCATCACAACCAATAAGGGAGGTGCCGAGCTTTGTCTGGATGGCAACATTTATCTGAAGAAGAGACGCTACAACAACTGGATCTGGTGGCAGTGCAATAAACAGAGAACAGCTGGGTGTCAGGGTGCACTCACAACAGATGACACTTTCAAAAACTATCAGGCTTTTGTGAACCACAACCATCCAGCAGGCAGGACAGTAGTGGAGGTCACTAAGCTACGCACAACCATTAAGGCAGTTGCAAAACAGTCATGAAGTCGGCAGATCCTTACACAAGCCTTCCTTGCTGCCAGTGATGAAGTCTGTGCAAACATTATCAAGATCCAGACCTGCAAGTGTGATTTTCAGCGTCAGTGCCATGGATGTCTACCCAAGGACCCAACAACACTTCAAGAGCTAGTCATCCTTGACGAGTGGACTAACACTGGTGAAGCAGACCCAGGGTCTTTCCTAATCAAAGACTGTGGCCCAAGGCAGCATCAATGCAGCTGAGGAGCAGCTACATCACCTGGGGCAGTCAGACAATTGGTACAGGGAGGGGAACTACTGCATGAGTCCAACTGTCTTCAAGCAGCTCTATCTGATACGTGCCCCTCTTGGGGAGTCTGTGCCTTCCTTTCCGGGAAGAGTACACAGATTTATCAAGAGCTGTTTCATGCAATTCTTGACAAGATGGGATCCATGCAGATCTACCCAGACCCTTGTGTTCTTGCCACTGACTTTGAGTTAGCTGACTTTGAGTTAGCTGTCCTGTCAATGTCCTTGGTGCTTGGACCTCAAGTGACAACACAGGGGTGCTTCTACCACCTATCCCAAAGTACATTGAGGAAGATCTAGGCCCTGGGGAACACAGAACTTTACCGCTCCGTTGATGATGACAAGCACTTTTGTGGGATGCTTGATGGGCTGGCGTTCCTTCCAGAAGACAAGGTACAGAATGCCACGGCTTATCTGAGGAAGCACACACCAGATTGACTACTTCAATTCAGTGTGCGTATGCGGAACCTTGCGGCATGTTCAGGAAGGACCAGTACAGCCTGTCCACCACCAATGCATGTCTAGAACATTCCACCAAGGTTCGGCATGCCCATCTGGAATGTGCACCAGGTCACCCTGGAGGGACGAGATAGTACAAACAATGTATGCAAGGGCTGGAATACTGTTTCTGCCATCTTATTGGGCACAACCAACCCTCATTCTGGGCTCTGCAAGGATTATGCCTTAGTCAGCACACAACTACTACAACACACTAGAGGGCAGGTAATCAAGAAGCAAAAGCAATGATCCCATGTTGAGCTTCAGAAGCACCTCCAGACCTTCTGCCAGGATGTCTGATGCTGAGCGTAGGCCTACTGCTgacttcctcacagcagtggggcGCTGCAGCCGACTAGAATGCATTTGTTTGGTTTCATGTGATATCTGGAATTTATGATATTTGACATGTATAATATCATGTGATAAGTCTAATGTGATATGAAAATGATGGAGTAtaatacacaaaataaaaattttgtgatgtgagcttttgtcttttttcaGTAAGCATGTGAGTTTATGTCTTGTGAGCTTTTGTCTGTGCAcgtatggtcacattagctacaagcgacagCAAGCGACAGCAAGCGACAACTTTCCATTAAGAGTGGGGGGAGACAACAGTTCCTCTGCCGCCAGTGAGGCGGGGCCAAAATATACCAGCAAATGCTGAGTGACAATCCAACAACataatccaacatggtggaatATGATCTGAAACAGCTGTATTTACATATAAATCtaatctgtttctcatatattttgtaaaggttagctTGGAAAAAAACACCTTACTCTCCAAATGCCATTTTGTAAGCACACAGCACCTCTGAAGTGATCTACATgacatcttatggagatgttaGCATGTCCGCCCTGTGAACCGGCATCCATTGACAAAGCTAACTGCTTGTCGCAGCCAGTCTTAGCTAATAGAGTTAGCTCCTGCTAGCGGAAAAATATTTCTAATTTACTTCTGTTTCTTATTTAGCAATCTATTTGCACTGAAAAAGGAGATGTTGTATGTTTTGTTTGGATGTGCTGTTTTCTGCTTATTCCAGGTGAGCACAGCCTTTAAAGTACTGGCAGTGGTGTCATGTTCCTAATCTGAAGTACCACAGCTACACCACAGTCATATCATTCTGTACTTTCCCAGAGAACAGTGCTTCCAAACATTCCACATATTCACCTTAAGGAGCTGCACGTGGTGCTCCACAGCCTGGTCATCGCCCTGGGAGGCCGCGGACGCAGGCAGACCTGCCGTCTGGACCGTCAGCGTGGAGTCCAGGGGGACGGTGTGCAGCGGTGACTTGCTCTTGCTGGTTGTAGTCGAAAGGGGAAAAGTGGAGTGAAAGCCCAGTTTGAGTCTGTTTGACAGCGGCTGGGAGATGGACGGGGGCCAGTGGCAAATCTCCGGGTCAGCAAAGGAAGAGGCAGGTAAGTGGGACAGTTTGGAAACGATGGCAGGAATGTTACTGCCGATCCTCATGTCTATGGCTGCGCTCGGAGCTGCAGCGGCTTTGCCTCCTGTAAGTCCTGCTGCATTGGACATCACCTCCTGTGCTCCAGTCATCTGTCTGTGTAGCGGAGCCAGCCTGCTGCCGCCACACTGCTCCACCGGGGGCTCGTCCACGTCCACATCCACGTCCACCGATCTCACCGCCTCTGCTTCAATGCTGCTGAAAATCCTCCTGGGCTCTCTTGACTTCCTCTTGAACTTCTTGTTGCCTCCTGGCATCGTTATCAGCGCCGGAGTCGTGTTCTTAATCAATCCATTCCAAGGATGACTCATAATATGAGGGTTCTTCATTTTTGAACACTTATCGGAACAACTTCACCAGAAATAACATTGAAACTTGTTGAAAATCAGCTGCACTCAACAACACAACAGAGAAACAATCCACTTTTCAGATGATCTGGTCGAACAAATCATGAAACCCAAGAGAATGAAATCACTGCTGTTATTTAGTCCTGGCTGCTATGCTTCTTTCAGAAGTTAGTTTCTGAATAATTCTGCACACAAATCAACCAACAGTTGGCTGAAAACAGAGTCTGGAGGTTCTTTTCAGACTGAAACTGAAATGAAAGAAAAGTGTCAGAGCCAAAGCTCAGTGAGGATCACACAGACTGTGTGGCTCCAGTCTGtctgcagcagcctcacattagGAACACGTGCACGGACCGGGCCGCTGGAGCGCGCCTGGGGTCTGTACGCAGGCGCGTGCGCAGCCTGTGGCTGTGAGAGTGGCTCCAGTCTGTCTGCATAGCAGCACTgtgaataacacacacacacacacacggagcacAGCTGCTGCACAAACGCACTGTGCACGGACGAGCTCTGCAGCTCAGACAATCTGAAAAATACAGAAATCAAAAGGGGTCCAGCAGCAGTCAAAGCAGAAAActccaaagattaaaaaaaaggacacaaacTGCTCCAGAGCTCAGCAACAGGACCAGCAACTTCTCCCTCAATGCAGCAACGAGAACAGCTGCGAAATGAAAAGTCCTGCCACAACATTAAACCATGAGACAACCAACTGCTCCACCTCCACACACCTCAGCTCCTCCTTCTCAATTCCTCTGCTCTTCTTCCTTACACCTTATGTTCCTACTTTTTACCCTCTCTGTTTCTCTTCCTTAGCTCCTCTGCTCCTCCTCCTTACTCCCTCTGCTCCTCTTCTTTACCCCCTCTGTTCGTCCTTACTCCATCTGTTCCTCCTCCTTACTCCATCTGCTCCTCTTCCTTACTCCATCTGTTCCTCCTCCTTACTCCATCTGCTCCTCTTCGTTACCCCCCTCTGTTCGCCCTCCTTACTCCATTTGTTCCCCCTCCTTACCCCCTCTGCTCCTCCTCTTTACCCTTCTGTTCCCCTTACTTAGCTGCTATGCTTCTCCTCCTTACTCCCCCTGCTCCTCTTCCTTACCCCCTCTCTTTGTCCTCCTTATGTTCCTCCTCCTTACTCCCCCTGCTCCTCTTCCTTACCCCCTCTCTTTGTCCTCCTTATGTTCCTCCTCCTTACTCCCTCTGTTTCTCTTCCTTACTCTCTCGCTTCCTCCTGCTTACCCCCTCTGTTCAACCTCCTTACTCCCTCTGCTCTTCCTCTTTAATCCCTCTGCTCTTCCTCCTTACTCACTCTGTTCCTCCTCCTTGCTGCCTTTGTTCCTCTTCCTTACTCCCTCTGTTCCTCTTCCTTGCTGCCTTTGTTCCTCCCCCTTACCCCCTCTGCTCATCTTCCTTACTCCCTCTGTTCGTCCTCCTTACATCCTCTGTTCCTCTTCCTTCGCCCCTCTGTTCCTCCTCCTTACTCCCACTGCTCCTGCTTTTTACTCTCTCTGTTCCTCTTCCTTACCAACTCTGTTCCTCCTCCTTACTCCCTCCACTCCTCTTCCTTACCACCTCTGTTCGGCCTCCTTACTCCCTCTGTTCCTCCTCCTTACTCCCTCTGTTCCTGTTCCTTCCTCCCTCTGTTCCTCTTCCTCACTCCCTCTGTTTCTCTTCCTTCCTCCCTCTGTTCCTCTTCCTTACTCCCTCTGTTCCTCTTCCTTACTCCCTTCTGTTCCTCTTTCCTCCCTCTGCTCCTCTTCCTTACTCCGTCTGTTCCTCTTCCTTACTCCCTCACTTCCTCCTCCTTACTCCCTCTGCTCTTCCTCTTTAATCCCTCTGCTGTTCCTCCTTACTCCCTCTGCTCCTCCTTTTtaccatctctgttcctcctcctTACTCCCTCCACTCCTCTTCCTTACCCCCTCT is part of the Thalassophryne amazonica chromosome 11, fThaAma1.1, whole genome shotgun sequence genome and harbors:
- the atoh8 gene encoding protein atonal homolog 8, encoding MKNPHIMSHPWNGLIKNTTPALITMPGGNKKFKRKSREPRRIFSSIEAEAVRSVDVDVDVDEPPVEQCGGSRLAPLHRQMTGAQEVMSNAAGLTGGKAAAAPSAAIDMRIGSNIPAIVSKLSHLPASSFADPEICHWPPSISQPLSNRLKLGFHSTFPLSTTTSKSKSPLHTVPLDSTLTVQTAGLPASAASQGDDQAVEHHVQLLKESPRKRLGGSTDGSGHVPEFKAIQQTRRLLANARERTRVHTISAAFEALRKQVPCYSYGQKLSKLAILRIACNYIVSLAQLAELDYSPDHSSLSFSQCVEQCTRTLQAEGRSKKRKVGRIPEDA